The following is a genomic window from Crossiella equi.
ACAAGGCACTGGTACTGACCAACGGACACTGCGTCAAGTTCATGGCCGCGGGGGAAGTGATCGTGGACCAGCCGTCCACCCGCACCTTCACCCTGCTGAACCCGTCCGCGGGCAACCTGGGCACGCTGCGGGCCACCAAGCTGGCCTACGCGACCATGACCGACACCGACCTGGCGCTGTACCAGCTGACCGAGAGCTACGCCGACATCCAGTCCAAGTACGGCACCAAGGCGCTGGCCCTCAACGCCGCCCACCCGAAGCAGGGCGCCGACATCCGCGTGGTCTCCGGGTACTGGAAGCGGATCTACTCCTGCAAGGTGGACGCCTTCGTCCACCAGCTGAAAGAGGCGAACTGGACCTGGCGCGACTCCATCCGCTACACCTCCAGCTGCAACACCATCGGCGGCACCTCGGGCTCGCCGATCATCGACACCGCGGACGGCACCGTGGTCGGGGTGAACAACACCGGCAACGAGAGCGGCGGCCGGTGCACCCAGAACAACCCGTGCGAGGTGGACGCGGCGGGCCAGGTGACCGTGCGCCGGGGCATCAACTACGGACAGCAGACCTTCCAGGTCAACGCCTGCGTCACGGCCGGGAACACCATCAACCCGGCCAAGCCCGGCTGCACCCTGCCCAAGTCCAGGGTCTGACGGCTCCGCCCCGGTCACGCGGCTGGCCAGCAGCTCTGGGCAGCCGCGGCCGGGGTCGGTCCGACCAGCTCGGCCAGGCGCGCGAGGCGGCGGCGGCCGGTGAACCGGAACGCGGGCCCGCCCGCCTTGGCCGGGACCAGGCCGCCGGTCAGCCCGACGCGCAGCAGGGCCTGGCCGATCAGCGGGTAGGTGTGCGGGGCGGCCGGGTCCAAGCGCAGCAGGTAGCCGGTCTGCTCGTACTGCCCGCAGGCCAGGGCCCACAGCCG
Proteins encoded in this region:
- a CDS encoding S1 family peptidase, whose translation is MTRRFVGIVAATAAALTMAGTVATSPAAAAPAAVDYTAIVALNNCSGSLVRPSGAADTDKALVLTNGHCVKFMAAGEVIVDQPSTRTFTLLNPSAGNLGTLRATKLAYATMTDTDLALYQLTESYADIQSKYGTKALALNAAHPKQGADIRVVSGYWKRIYSCKVDAFVHQLKEANWTWRDSIRYTSSCNTIGGTSGSPIIDTADGTVVGVNNTGNESGGRCTQNNPCEVDAAGQVTVRRGINYGQQTFQVNACVTAGNTINPAKPGCTLPKSRV